The following proteins are encoded in a genomic region of Tenacibaculum sp. 190524A05c:
- a CDS encoding baseplate J/gp47 family protein, with the protein MSKIIPNILKRNGTGQEQRFIQALDPENFELHDFTIEDWILFAYNLSQNINYFSTSNYEVASGDWRNFFKQFTTDTIPYRGTRDYDKLKESVAQNLEEFSKKSELTPHLTLFICFLNLLELSKQRFNQLTKRHLDFYYKEILQVDKREPIADQAHVIFELAKKVSDQQIKEDTALDAKKDSLGNPLVYKTEEELIANKTVVSQIKTVYNNNSEDLKKIKASANAKTKDGLEEPLVEDKPFWYPFGYPATAKNVNELPDANLGFSVASPMLSLKEGLRIVTITFNFNENFSSETLKIDELLETVSIYASGKEKWIQPELTLIDGVSVGNLNTNKKNISFTFQLDYDADALVNYNQEFLLTKYNTTHPLVRFEFNLSDTSGYDFYKILAENTLNEIVINTNVEGVRSVDIENDNGTLKSNKPFNPFTTRPITGSNFLVNYQEAFSKKWSEFTVNLNWKNVPDDFKSWYSAYIKSSQFNSIEDYAVLIDKDASVIESNLIVSGYEHFKVEKRLLHAAGVSKETAGEIINLFGRETIGDGDKEEVVYSTIITTENDANAYDINKAGPLQLSLEQSFLHELFPKLYTLSVSSQSKSLDLPNDPYTPLIDSISVNYVAEESLVMSEAFTTENRIQLFHEHAFGQSEENYATKKYLQEEKNIIDVFDKDTIQTFLVPRYCTGGHLYIGLENVVNQQNVSLLFQVLEGSENPLVPSFEETEKIHWSVLCNNKWKSLENSIVSNDTDNFLKSGIIKFSIPRETTADNTLLPEGFVWIKAQMNKSFDAVCQTIDIHAQAVLASFENNNNEASYLKDGLPAGTIKKMVTRIPQVKSVTQPYNAFGGSPEETDENFYRRISERLRHKNRTITLWDYENIILQEFPEIYKAKCLNHTSETSFTAAGHVTIVVVPDTVNKNVFDIYQPRVSMALLNKIQDHVNALNTLHVNAKIINPNYEEVTIGLEAKFYEGYDESFYKEQLKTDITKFLSPWAFDDTKEVTFGVMLHKSVLIDYIEKLPYVDYLQNVTMNGDADLYQIVPSDPKSILVSAKEHSVSTVLTTCQGTKTTIEPVCQL; encoded by the coding sequence ATGAGTAAAATCATACCTAACATATTAAAACGTAACGGAACCGGACAAGAGCAAAGATTTATTCAGGCTTTAGATCCAGAGAATTTCGAATTACACGATTTTACCATTGAAGATTGGATTTTATTTGCCTATAACTTATCTCAAAACATAAACTACTTCTCAACAAGTAATTACGAAGTAGCTTCTGGAGATTGGAGAAACTTTTTTAAGCAATTTACAACAGATACTATTCCGTATAGAGGAACTAGAGACTATGATAAATTAAAAGAATCTGTTGCACAAAATTTAGAGGAATTTTCTAAAAAATCTGAATTAACACCACACTTAACTTTATTCATCTGCTTTTTAAACTTATTAGAATTATCTAAGCAAAGATTTAATCAACTAACTAAACGTCATTTAGACTTTTATTACAAAGAAATATTACAAGTAGATAAAAGAGAACCAATTGCAGATCAAGCTCATGTGATTTTTGAACTAGCTAAGAAAGTTTCAGATCAACAAATTAAGGAAGATACGGCATTAGATGCGAAAAAAGATTCCTTAGGAAATCCGTTAGTTTATAAAACTGAAGAAGAGTTAATCGCAAACAAAACTGTTGTTAGCCAAATAAAAACAGTTTACAATAACAATTCAGAAGATCTTAAAAAAATTAAGGCTAGTGCAAATGCTAAAACTAAAGACGGATTAGAAGAACCATTGGTTGAAGATAAACCATTTTGGTATCCATTTGGTTATCCAGCTACCGCAAAAAATGTAAATGAATTACCAGACGCAAATCTTGGTTTTTCGGTTGCTTCTCCAATGTTGTCTTTAAAGGAAGGATTAAGGATAGTAACTATAACTTTCAACTTTAATGAAAACTTTAGTAGCGAAACTTTAAAAATCGATGAGTTATTAGAAACCGTTTCTATTTATGCTAGTGGTAAAGAAAAATGGATTCAACCAGAATTAACTCTAATTGATGGAGTAAGCGTTGGTAATTTAAATACAAATAAAAAAAACATCAGTTTTACATTTCAATTAGATTATGATGCTGATGCTTTAGTAAATTACAATCAAGAGTTTTTACTTACCAAATACAACACAACTCATCCACTAGTTCGTTTTGAGTTTAATCTATCAGACACTTCAGGTTATGATTTTTATAAAATTTTAGCTGAAAATACACTCAATGAAATTGTAATAAATACCAATGTTGAAGGTGTTCGTTCTGTAGATATCGAGAATGATAACGGTACATTAAAATCAAATAAACCTTTCAATCCATTTACAACTCGACCAATTACAGGGAGTAATTTTTTAGTGAATTACCAAGAAGCTTTTTCAAAAAAATGGTCTGAGTTTACAGTTAATTTAAATTGGAAAAATGTACCAGATGATTTTAAAAGTTGGTATTCGGCTTACATAAAGTCTTCACAATTTAATTCAATTGAAGATTATGCAGTATTAATAGATAAAGATGCATCTGTTATTGAAAGTAACTTAATCGTATCTGGATATGAACATTTTAAAGTAGAAAAAAGATTATTACACGCAGCAGGAGTTTCGAAAGAAACTGCGGGAGAAATTATTAATCTATTCGGAAGAGAAACCATAGGAGATGGAGATAAAGAAGAGGTAGTTTATAGCACAATAATTACTACAGAAAATGATGCAAATGCTTATGATATAAATAAAGCAGGACCTTTACAATTATCGTTAGAGCAATCTTTTTTACACGAACTATTTCCAAAATTATACACCCTGTCCGTAAGTTCTCAAAGTAAAAGTCTGGATTTACCGAATGATCCATACACTCCGCTTATCGATAGTATTTCAGTTAATTATGTAGCAGAAGAATCGTTGGTAATGTCTGAGGCTTTTACTACTGAGAACAGAATTCAATTATTTCATGAACATGCATTTGGACAAAGTGAAGAAAACTATGCAACCAAGAAATATTTACAAGAAGAGAAAAATATAATTGATGTATTCGATAAAGATACAATTCAAACATTTTTAGTTCCACGTTATTGCACAGGAGGACATTTGTATATCGGATTAGAAAATGTTGTTAATCAGCAAAACGTTTCTCTTTTATTTCAAGTATTAGAAGGAAGTGAAAATCCTTTAGTACCAAGTTTTGAAGAAACTGAAAAAATCCATTGGTCCGTATTATGTAATAACAAATGGAAAAGTCTAGAGAATAGCATTGTTTCAAATGACACAGATAACTTCTTGAAATCTGGAATAATTAAATTTTCAATTCCTAGAGAAACAACGGCAGATAATACATTGTTGCCTGAAGGATTTGTTTGGATAAAAGCTCAAATGAATAAGTCGTTTGATGCAGTTTGTCAAACTATTGATATTCATGCGCAGGCAGTTTTAGCTAGTTTTGAAAATAATAATAACGAAGCTAGTTATTTAAAAGACGGATTACCTGCAGGAACCATAAAAAAAATGGTTACCAGGATACCTCAAGTAAAATCGGTAACACAACCATACAATGCATTTGGCGGAAGTCCTGAAGAAACTGATGAAAACTTTTACCGAAGAATTAGCGAACGATTACGTCATAAAAATAGAACAATTACACTTTGGGATTACGAAAATATAATCCTACAAGAGTTCCCAGAAATTTATAAAGCAAAATGTTTAAATCATACTTCCGAGACTAGCTTTACTGCAGCCGGACATGTTACAATTGTTGTTGTTCCAGATACTGTGAATAAAAACGTATTTGATATTTATCAACCACGAGTAAGTATGGCTTTGCTTAATAAAATACAAGATCATGTTAATGCACTAAATACATTACATGTTAATGCCAAAATTATCAATCCAAATTACGAAGAAGTAACCATAGGATTAGAAGCAAAATTCTATGAAGGATATGATGAGAGTTTTTATAAAGAACAGTTGAAAACTGATATTACCAAATTCTTATCTCCTTGGGCATTTGACGATACCAAAGAAGTAACATTTGGAGTAATGCTTCATAAAAGTGTATTGATAGATTATATAGAAAAACTTCCTTACGTAGACTATCTACAAAATGTAACGATGAATGGAGATGCAGATTTGTATCAAATTGTTCCAAGCGATCCTAAATCCATTTTAGTTTCTGCAAAAGAACATTCAGTAAGTACAGTATTAACTACATGTCAAGGAACCAAAACCACTATTGAACCCGTATGTCAACTATAA
- a CDS encoding GPW/gp25 family protein, which yields MENKKAFLGIGWGFPPEFSQDLNEVVMISEEEDIKSSLEILLNTRLGERVMLPNYGCNLEELLFEKLDRTLITYAKELIETAILYHEPRIDVIKIDISETDPLEGQLIIKIDFRIRATNSRTNVVFPFYKGEGTDIN from the coding sequence ATGGAAAATAAAAAAGCTTTTTTAGGAATTGGATGGGGATTTCCTCCTGAGTTTTCTCAGGATTTGAATGAAGTTGTCATGATATCTGAAGAAGAAGATATAAAAAGTAGCCTTGAGATATTATTGAATACTCGATTGGGGGAACGAGTAATGCTACCTAATTACGGTTGTAATCTCGAGGAACTACTTTTTGAAAAGTTAGATAGAACTTTAATTACATACGCTAAAGAATTAATTGAAACTGCAATTCTTTATCACGAACCAAGAATAGATGTAATCAAAATAGATATCTCAGAAACAGATCCATTAGAAGGACAATTGATCATTAAAATAGACTTTAGAATTAGAGCTACAAATAGTAGAACAAACGTTGTTTTCCCTTTTTATAAAGGTGAAGGAACAGATATAAACTAA
- a CDS encoding PAAR domain-containing protein, producing MGNPAARVGDMHVCPMVTGVVPHVGGPILPAGEPTVLIGGMPAARVGDMATCTGPPDSIVAGSGTVLIGGMPAARMGDSMAHGGTIVLGEFTVLIG from the coding sequence ATGGGAAATCCAGCAGCAAGAGTAGGAGACATGCATGTTTGTCCGATGGTAACAGGAGTTGTTCCGCATGTTGGCGGACCAATTTTACCAGCCGGTGAACCTACAGTTTTAATTGGAGGAATGCCTGCAGCAAGAGTTGGTGATATGGCTACTTGTACCGGACCACCAGATAGTATTGTAGCAGGATCAGGAACTGTTTTAATAGGAGGAATGCCCGCGGCTAGAATGGGAGATAGCATGGCTCACGGAGGAACAATTGTGTTAGGAGAATTCACAGTATTAATAGGATAA
- the vgrG gene encoding type VI secretion system tip protein VgrG gives MNNTGVIQTSKSADLITFKILIEGEELSKVYEVKNITVSKEVNKIPTAQIILIDGDPSARDFELSNEDLLIPGKEIEITAGYHSDEETIFKGIVIKHNLRIRANSAQLIIECKDEAVKMTIGRKSKYFYESSDSDIFEEIIGEYGLSSDVESTNHTHPELVQYNASDWDFLVSRAQANGKLCFVDDGTITIAKPDISQSEIETVTFGGSLLDFDAEIDARHQVSKVAAYGWNHADQELIEVEGKDPSVSLNGNLSSGDLTDVIGLESLELRHGGVVTDTELQDWADAKWLFQQLAKVRGRIKFQGIPSVKPNTVLKLEGVGDRFNGNIYVTGVQHVITNGNWVANAQFGLSTEWFSETFDISSKPASGLLPAIQGLQVGIVSQLEEDPDGEDRILVQIPIINNEEEGIWCRVSSPDAGENRGIYFRPEIGDEVIVGFINQDPNDAIVLGMLHSSAKPSPITAADDNHEKGIITRSEMKVLFDDDKKIITIETPAGKIISLDEDEGAITIEDDNSNVIVINSDGISMESAGDIAIKASGDVNIEGTNVSIAANAEFKAEGSAGAEVSTSAIAVLKGSLVQIN, from the coding sequence ATGAATAATACTGGAGTCATACAAACTTCTAAAAGTGCAGATTTAATCACTTTTAAAATCTTAATTGAAGGAGAAGAACTTTCAAAAGTGTACGAGGTAAAAAATATTACGGTTTCGAAAGAAGTCAATAAAATACCTACGGCGCAAATAATTTTGATTGATGGAGATCCTTCAGCAAGAGATTTTGAATTGAGTAATGAGGATTTACTAATTCCAGGTAAGGAAATTGAAATTACAGCAGGATATCATTCTGATGAAGAAACAATATTCAAAGGAATTGTAATTAAGCATAACCTAAGAATTCGAGCAAACTCAGCTCAATTAATTATTGAGTGTAAAGATGAAGCTGTTAAAATGACCATAGGAAGAAAAAGTAAGTATTTCTATGAAAGTTCTGATAGTGACATTTTTGAAGAAATTATTGGAGAGTATGGACTTTCAAGTGATGTAGAAAGTACAAATCACACGCATCCAGAATTAGTTCAATATAATGCTTCAGATTGGGATTTTTTAGTTTCTAGAGCTCAAGCAAATGGGAAGTTATGTTTTGTAGATGATGGAACAATAACTATCGCAAAACCAGATATTAGTCAATCAGAAATTGAAACAGTAACCTTTGGAGGTTCACTTTTAGATTTCGATGCTGAAATTGATGCGCGCCATCAAGTATCTAAAGTTGCTGCCTACGGATGGAATCATGCCGATCAAGAATTAATCGAAGTTGAAGGTAAAGATCCAAGTGTGAGTTTAAACGGAAATTTGAGCTCAGGAGATTTAACCGATGTAATTGGATTAGAAAGTTTAGAGTTACGTCACGGAGGAGTTGTAACAGATACTGAACTTCAAGATTGGGCAGATGCGAAATGGTTGTTTCAACAATTAGCAAAAGTTAGAGGTAGAATTAAATTTCAAGGAATTCCATCAGTAAAACCTAATACAGTTTTAAAATTAGAAGGTGTTGGAGATCGCTTTAATGGTAATATTTATGTTACTGGTGTTCAGCATGTAATTACAAATGGAAATTGGGTTGCCAATGCACAATTCGGTTTATCTACAGAGTGGTTTTCAGAAACATTCGATATCTCATCTAAGCCAGCTTCAGGATTATTACCAGCTATTCAAGGATTACAAGTAGGAATTGTTTCTCAGTTAGAAGAAGATCCTGATGGAGAAGATAGAATTCTAGTTCAAATTCCGATTATCAATAATGAGGAAGAAGGAATTTGGTGTAGAGTTTCATCACCAGATGCAGGAGAAAATAGAGGGATTTATTTCCGTCCAGAAATTGGCGATGAGGTTATCGTTGGTTTTATCAATCAAGATCCAAACGATGCTATTGTATTAGGAATGTTGCACAGTAGTGCAAAACCATCACCGATAACTGCCGCAGATGATAATCATGAAAAAGGAATTATCACACGAAGTGAAATGAAAGTGTTATTCGATGATGATAAGAAGATTATCACCATAGAAACTCCAGCAGGAAAAATTATTTCTCTTGATGAAGACGAAGGAGCAATTACGATTGAAGATGATAACTCCAATGTGATAGTCATTAACAGTGATGGAATTTCAATGGAAAGTGCTGGTGATATTGCCATTAAAGCATCTGGAGATGTGAACATTGAAGGAACCAATGTAAGTATTGCAGCTAATGCTGAATTTAAAGCTGAAGGTAGTGCAGGAGCAGAAGTTTCTACAAGTGCAATTGCCGTATTAAAAGGATCATTAGTTCAAATTAATTAA
- a CDS encoding LysM peptidoglycan-binding domain-containing protein, translating to MSQGELKKLVIKAYKDDKFNDEVADGEFTTLVNPEKYMVAYKPEYEEEQGQGTSGTQPKFKKIAPQELDLDLLFDSSGVIDGEANHTDGIIDKIEAFKRIVFDYNGEEHKPYYLMVKWGALLFKGSLVDLSIEYRLFAPDGTPLRANAKLKIKGTVDDDLRVARENNQSPDLTHYRKVKAGETLPLMCHRIYGDPKYYLEIAKANNITQFRKLKPGQELFFPPLQKFA from the coding sequence ATGAGCCAAGGAGAATTAAAAAAACTAGTAATAAAAGCTTACAAAGACGACAAGTTTAACGATGAAGTTGCCGATGGTGAGTTTACTACACTTGTAAATCCTGAAAAATACATGGTTGCATATAAACCAGAGTATGAGGAGGAACAAGGACAAGGTACTAGTGGTACGCAACCAAAGTTTAAGAAAATCGCTCCACAGGAATTAGATCTTGATTTATTGTTTGATAGTTCTGGAGTAATTGATGGCGAGGCTAATCATACTGATGGAATAATCGATAAAATTGAAGCTTTCAAAAGAATCGTTTTTGATTATAACGGAGAAGAGCACAAGCCTTATTACTTAATGGTAAAATGGGGAGCATTACTTTTTAAAGGATCCTTAGTTGATTTGTCTATTGAGTATAGACTTTTCGCTCCTGATGGAACTCCATTAAGAGCCAATGCGAAACTAAAGATTAAAGGAACCGTAGATGATGATTTACGTGTTGCTCGAGAGAATAATCAATCGCCAGATTTAACACATTACAGAAAAGTAAAAGCAGGTGAAACATTACCATTAATGTGTCATCGAATTTACGGAGATCCAAAGTACTATTTAGAGATAGCTAAAGCTAATAATATCACACAGTTTAGAAAATTAAAACCAGGTCAGGAATTGTTTTTTCCACCATTACAAAAGTTTGCATAA
- a CDS encoding DUF5908 family protein, with protein MPITIKELHIKINVDEKSGSKPGTGGSNGGNKAQIIAACVEEVMDILERQKER; from the coding sequence ATGCCAATAACAATTAAAGAACTACATATCAAAATTAATGTTGATGAAAAATCTGGATCAAAACCAGGAACAGGCGGTTCAAATGGTGGTAATAAAGCACAAATTATAGCTGCTTGCGTAGAAGAAGTAATGGATATTCTTGAGAGACAAAAAGAGAGATAA
- a CDS encoding phage tail protein yields the protein MEIYYPPVGFHFKVDFKNLSTKDKDISFQSVSGLTVDLETEEIAEGGENRFKHKIPVRSKFPNLVLKRGMLMDSEVIKWCKKALENFEIEPVDINVMLLDENHEALQTWNIVKAYPIKWSVGDFNAEENKLVIETIELTYQYFNIV from the coding sequence ATGGAAATTTATTATCCACCAGTAGGCTTTCACTTTAAGGTAGATTTTAAAAATCTATCAACTAAAGATAAAGATATCTCATTTCAATCAGTTTCAGGTCTAACAGTAGACCTTGAAACTGAAGAAATTGCTGAGGGTGGAGAAAACAGGTTCAAACATAAAATTCCGGTACGTTCAAAGTTTCCAAATCTTGTTTTAAAACGAGGAATGTTAATGGATTCTGAAGTCATCAAATGGTGTAAAAAAGCCTTAGAAAATTTTGAAATAGAACCTGTAGATATCAATGTAATGTTACTTGATGAAAATCATGAAGCACTGCAAACTTGGAATATAGTTAAAGCCTATCCTATAAAATGGAGCGTTGGAGACTTTAATGCCGAGGAAAATAAACTAGTCATAGAAACTATCGAATTAACCTATCAGTACTTTAACATCGTATAA
- a CDS encoding phage tail protein, with the protein MAQLYPLPKFSFEVTFGDTKFNCTEVSGLTFENKMIEYRGGADSEYHKSKQPGMFEYPNVTMKRGTFVDKSKQFYDQWAKTVYFQEGGEQFRGDLTISLLDENGDPAVTWKCQNAYITKVTPTDLKADGNEIAIETAEFVHEKLTMIS; encoded by the coding sequence ATGGCACAATTATATCCACTTCCAAAGTTTTCTTTCGAAGTAACTTTTGGAGATACAAAGTTTAACTGTACAGAAGTCTCTGGGTTAACCTTTGAGAATAAAATGATTGAGTATCGTGGAGGAGCAGATAGTGAATACCACAAGTCTAAACAACCAGGAATGTTTGAATATCCAAACGTTACCATGAAAAGAGGAACTTTTGTTGATAAAAGCAAACAGTTTTATGATCAGTGGGCAAAAACAGTGTATTTCCAAGAAGGAGGTGAGCAGTTTAGAGGAGATCTTACAATTAGCTTGTTAGATGAAAATGGAGATCCAGCAGTAACATGGAAATGCCAAAATGCATACATCACTAAGGTTACACCAACAGATTTAAAAGCAGACGGTAATGAAATCGCTATCGAAACTGCAGAGTTTGTTCACGAAAAACTAACAATGATTAGCTAA
- a CDS encoding phage tail sheath C-terminal domain-containing protein, whose protein sequence is MSAYKTPGVYVEEIVKFPPSVAQVETAIPAFIGYTEKAKKKIDGDLANKPTRISSLLEYETYFGFARKETGITVTVTDTHVDGEQDRTLKVEAPTSPKPYLMYYAMQMYFANGGGPCYIVSVDTYVNDLGNENSISFDDLNDGLDKLRKEDEPTLIVFPDAKKLSEVDFYTLYNNALIQCNEMQDRFAIIDTHTSTDSVADALAARNRLNLEKDYLKYGAVYYPHLKTILDYRYDEESIEITHTTDLPSAIAEATAQLEAYKVDFAAENDLLRDTSDADLGYIGVAKKKITDDLDAADFTGETYATLKTRVSELSTTVEKVIGSLNNLTSMAGLIEDSGNAAANSVKDEVGDADPIYTDITGQVTTINNFFVGTDKVNEVSEALQLALDNISKANSKAKLETQVNAISTELNKVYVHASTDVFTDAEGELDTLISNVKAGDSTDVNNGELNGRTLKSIENIYSQVYNEIKTEIGALPVELPPSSTMAGIYARVDSDRGVWKAPANVGTNYVLEPSLQISSDEQRDLNVDAVAGKSINAIRTFVGKGNLVWGARTLAGNDNEWRYVSVRRFFNMAEESIKKATEQFVFEPNDKNTWVRVKAMIDNFLTQQWRVGALAGPTPDKAFYVSVGLGETMTAQDILEGNMIIEIGMAVVRPAEFIILKFSHKMQEA, encoded by the coding sequence ATGTCAGCTTACAAAACACCAGGAGTTTACGTTGAGGAAATCGTAAAATTTCCACCATCGGTGGCTCAAGTAGAAACAGCGATACCTGCATTTATTGGGTATACAGAAAAAGCAAAGAAGAAGATTGATGGCGATTTAGCAAACAAGCCAACACGTATTTCTTCTTTACTGGAGTATGAAACGTATTTTGGTTTTGCAAGAAAAGAAACAGGAATAACTGTTACAGTTACAGATACTCATGTTGATGGAGAGCAAGATCGTACACTAAAAGTAGAAGCACCAACTAGTCCAAAGCCATATTTAATGTATTATGCAATGCAAATGTATTTTGCTAATGGTGGTGGACCATGTTATATCGTATCCGTAGATACTTATGTAAATGATTTAGGAAATGAAAACTCTATTTCTTTTGATGATTTAAATGATGGTTTAGATAAATTAAGAAAAGAAGACGAACCAACTTTGATTGTATTTCCAGATGCAAAAAAATTAAGCGAAGTAGATTTTTACACATTATACAACAATGCTTTAATCCAGTGTAACGAAATGCAAGATCGTTTTGCAATTATCGATACACACACATCTACAGATTCTGTTGCAGACGCTTTAGCTGCAAGAAACAGACTGAACTTAGAAAAGGATTATTTAAAATATGGTGCAGTTTACTATCCACATTTAAAAACAATCTTAGATTACCGTTACGATGAGGAGTCAATAGAAATTACGCATACAACAGATTTACCATCTGCGATTGCAGAGGCTACTGCACAATTAGAGGCATATAAGGTAGATTTCGCTGCAGAAAATGATTTATTAAGAGATACTTCTGATGCAGATTTAGGATACATCGGTGTAGCTAAGAAAAAAATCACAGATGATTTGGATGCAGCAGATTTTACAGGAGAAACTTATGCAACCTTAAAAACAAGAGTATCTGAATTATCTACAACTGTTGAGAAAGTTATTGGCTCGTTGAACAATTTGACTTCGATGGCTGGTTTAATTGAAGATTCGGGTAATGCAGCAGCAAATTCAGTTAAAGATGAAGTAGGTGATGCAGATCCTATCTATACAGATATCACTGGTCAAGTTACAACAATTAATAACTTTTTTGTCGGAACAGATAAAGTAAATGAAGTTAGCGAGGCTTTACAATTGGCTTTAGATAATATTTCTAAGGCAAATTCAAAAGCTAAATTAGAAACTCAAGTAAATGCTATTTCTACAGAATTAAATAAAGTTTACGTTCATGCATCTACAGATGTATTTACTGATGCGGAAGGTGAATTAGATACATTAATTTCAAATGTAAAAGCAGGGGACAGCACAGATGTAAATAACGGAGAATTAAACGGAAGAACGTTAAAGAGCATCGAAAATATCTACAGTCAAGTTTATAACGAAATCAAAACTGAAATCGGAGCATTACCAGTTGAATTACCACCAAGTAGTACAATGGCTGGAATTTATGCAAGAGTAGATTCTGATAGAGGAGTATGGAAAGCCCCAGCGAATGTTGGTACAAATTACGTATTAGAACCATCATTACAAATTTCAAGTGATGAACAAAGAGACTTAAATGTTGATGCAGTTGCGGGTAAATCTATAAATGCAATTAGAACATTTGTTGGTAAAGGAAACCTAGTTTGGGGAGCAAGAACTTTAGCAGGAAATGATAACGAATGGAGATATGTTTCTGTAAGACGTTTCTTCAATATGGCTGAAGAGTCTATCAAAAAAGCTACAGAACAATTTGTTTTTGAACCAAATGATAAAAATACTTGGGTTCGTGTAAAAGCTATGATCGATAATTTCTTAACGCAACAATGGAGAGTGGGAGCTTTAGCAGGTCCAACACCAGATAAGGCATTTTATGTGAGCGTAGGATTAGGAGAAACAATGACTGCTCAAGATATTCTTGAAGGAAATATGATTATTGAAATAGGAATGGCTGTAGTTCGTCCTGCAGAATTTATCATTCTTAAGTTTTCTCACAAAATGCAAGAAGCATAA
- a CDS encoding DUF4255 domain-containing protein: protein MIYEILQIISEELNDYLDENAVALANIADEDSEGNSPGNFPDIALSLINLQEEFALKNVRNDYVSGNTVSYKNPKVYLNLFILFSLNKSSYTESLKSLTKIIEFFQGKKVFTQANSNYENVDGIENIKSFKFITELYTPTFEELNFIWGTLGGKQKPSVLYKITLLEIERDAITKEGSVISELNRNSLINN from the coding sequence ATGATTTATGAAATACTACAAATCATTTCAGAAGAGTTAAATGACTATCTCGATGAAAATGCTGTTGCGTTAGCCAATATTGCTGACGAAGATTCCGAAGGGAATTCACCAGGGAATTTTCCAGATATCGCATTATCTCTTATCAATTTACAAGAAGAATTTGCGTTGAAAAATGTGCGAAACGATTATGTAAGTGGTAATACAGTTTCGTACAAAAATCCAAAGGTTTACTTAAACCTATTTATTCTATTCAGTCTTAACAAATCATCGTATACCGAGTCTTTAAAAAGCTTGACTAAAATCATTGAGTTTTTTCAAGGTAAAAAAGTATTTACCCAAGCGAACTCTAATTATGAAAATGTTGATGGAATAGAAAATATAAAAAGTTTCAAGTTTATCACTGAACTCTATACTCCAACTTTTGAAGAACTCAATTTTATATGGGGAACCTTAGGAGGAAAACAAAAACCGTCTGTCTTATACAAAATCACTTTACTAGAAATAGAAAGAGATGCTATTACTAAAGAAGGTTCTGTGATTTCAGAATTGAATAGAAATTCATTAATCAATAATTAG